The Candidatus Anaeroferrophillus wilburensis DNA segment TTTACCTTTCACCCAGAAGCAGAAGACGAATTAAACAACGCAATAGATTATTACGAAGATATAGAGCCTGGCCTAAGCTACGATTTTGCCTTTGAAGTATATTCAGCAATCAAACGGTCAGTCGAATTTCCAAAGGCTTGGGCAATTCTTGAGGGAGATGTCAGGAGGTCTTTGGTAAGGCGATTCCCTTATGGTGTTCTGTATTCAGAAGAAAAAGATGGGCTATATGTCGTTGCCATCATGAATCTACACCGGAAGCCAGGCTACTGGAAGAGCAGAAGGTAAAATGAAAAAGTTACGATCTTCCCGCACAGTTTTGGAGTTTGAGAGTATCGCCATCCCCGGCTATTAAAAGCCATGGGGATGGCGGTCA contains these protein-coding regions:
- a CDS encoding type II toxin-antitoxin system RelE/ParE family toxin codes for the protein MSFTFHPEAEDELNNAIDYYEDIEPGLSYDFAFEVYSAIKRSVEFPKAWAILEGDVRRSLVRRFPYGVLYSEEKDGLYVVAIMNLHRKPGYWKSRR